The window TTCCTTTCCTCATGTtgagtatttgtacacaatgtgatgaataaatgaataaatgtagaACCGAAAATCGCACATCCACTGTCACCACAGCTGATAACTATTCAATTCCGTTCaatcttatttttttcttccagAACCGGAAACATGGTACGAAGTGGTGATGAGTGGCATATCGCAGGGTGTCGAAGGCGAATCGGCCGTTCGCTCCATTCAGACTTGGGCGTGGCAGGCGGGCGAAGCGGTGCTGATGCCACTTCCGGCACCAACCCACCTGTTTGCCGAGCCCGTGTCACCCACCGCCATCAACCTGACGTGGATGGGGTCAGTCCCACCCGCCAACGTGTCCCACTACACAATCAGCTACCACCTGGTGCAGACCGCTCTACCTCTTCACAACTCTTCTATCTATTTTTTAAACAGGTACGTACTGGGTTTTAGTATGAAGATGATATTTTCTGTGGATACAattatacatcatataaatattgaattgaaatttattcataacactgaaaatttacaaacaaaaatgaatgaactTCAGTTCAAGACAAAAAGATAAatcactacaataattttgaaaa of the Nilaparvata lugens isolate BPH unplaced genomic scaffold, ASM1435652v1 scaffold4892, whole genome shotgun sequence genome contains:
- the LOC120355812 gene encoding uncharacterized protein LOC120355812; translated protein: MSGISQGVEGESAVRSIQTWAWQAGEAVLMPLPAPTHLFAEPVSPTAINLTWMGSVPPANVSHYTISYHLVQTALPLHNSSIYFLNSISTGVQITGLKAYTLYELKVRTHDENNRHSEYSQKLECRTLEDCECIIPIQFINFKLIHPPTWYQIFG